In Candidatus Poribacteria bacterium, the sequence TGAAGATTGCTGTCAGTGTGTCGGTGGACAGTATAAGGGCAAATATGCGGGAACATGGGGAGATGCGGGGGCGTGGAGTCTTAACTACTACAAGGTCATCTCTTGTGGGGAGGGTGGACTCGTCTTTACCGACGACTACGATGTCTACGAGCGCGCAGCGTTCGCAGCGGAACCCGGTTTGCCGATGTGGATGAGCGATTCTGAGTGGCAGAACAAACCCTTTTCGCGGCAGTGTTATCGGACGAGTGAGATTTTAGGGGCGATTGCACGTGTGCAACTCTCAAAATTAGAGGACATCTTGGGACATACACGCCGACTCAAAAAGGCGTTCACGGCGGAACTTGCTGAGAATCCAAAAGGCTATATCCGGCAGCACATAGATGACCCGACTGGTGAGTGTGGTATTAGTGCCGCCATCATTGTGCGCGATGTGGAACTCGCCAAGAAGTACGCTGACGCACTCAAGGCAGAGGGATTGAACGCAGGTACTGCCTACAATGAGGGTTTCCCCGATCGGCATATCTATACCTATTGGGATTCCATCCTGTTCAAGCATTCGCCGGACGCGTCTGGGTATCCGTGGAAGGATCCACGCTATAAAGGAGATGTTGAATACTCACGAGATATGTGTCCACAAACGCTGTCTATCCTCGGTCGTGCACTACGGTTTGGGTTTAACGTGAATATGCAGGAGGAGCACGCACGGTTGATGGCGGCGGCTATCAACAAAGTGGACGATGCCCTTGGTTAAGCAAGCACTATTCTGGTGAGGTGGGAATAACGTAGGTGCGCCGCGCGACTTCGGTGAACCCTAATTTTTGTGCCACCCGAAGCGAAGCGATATTGTCTTCACCACAACTCCAGGCAGGGACTTTGCCTCTCGCTTGAATTTCTTGGGCGACGAGCGATGCCGCGGCGGTGGCGAATCCTTTTTCACGCCACGCCTCCAGTGTAGAGACCCCAATGTCGGCATGTAGTTTTGTTTCGGCGTAGGTGTGCGCAATGGCAACGATGTTACCGTCTACAACCGCTCCAGCAGCGATGCCTTCTGTCAACATGGCTTCGTGTGTTTTGTAGCCGTTGCCTTGGATTTCTGCAGGAGCCTTTGCGAGACGTTCTACATCTTCCAATGACAAGCGGCGAACACTCTCGTTAGGATAACAGTGGACAGGCTCTAAGAGCGCGTGACAGACATCACCGTAATAACGGATGGATGTGCCCCTGTCTGCTTCAATAAGTGCACCGAGAGCTGCAGCACAGGAATTGTCAACGTTGATACAACCCCATCCATCGGTTGCTTTCAAGAGTTGCCACAGTGCATCGGCATCGGTGCCGAAACCGGCGGGTTCGTCCGAGCAGTACGCATCAAAAACGATGGCGGCATCAACATCTGGTAGCGAACCAGC encodes:
- a CDS encoding DegT/DnrJ/EryC1/StrS family aminotransferase, which codes for MPARLAIDGGTPVIAEPIPGGMHGPSVIDEREINAVTEVLRSGKLFRFVEDSNVASFEKESAAYLGAKHALMVNSGTSAIICALTGVGIGPGDEVIVPGYTFIATAAAIVGVGAIPVIAEIDDSLGLDVADVERKITPHTKAILPVHMQGVPCRLEAIVELAQKHDLLVVEDCCQCVGGQYKGKYAGTWGDAGAWSLNYYKVISCGEGGLVFTDDYDVYERAAFAAEPGLPMWMSDSEWQNKPFSRQCYRTSEILGAIARVQLSKLEDILGHTRRLKKAFTAELAENPKGYIRQHIDDPTGECGISAAIIVRDVELAKKYADALKAEGLNAGTAYNEGFPDRHIYTYWDSILFKHSPDASGYPWKDPRYKGDVEYSRDMCPQTLSILGRALRFGFNVNMQEEHARLMAAAINKVDDALG
- a CDS encoding GNAT family N-acetyltransferase: MTKLTSQEYLALADVIGDTPMTVISAARLQQGMCDAYIAGSLPDVDAAIVFDAYCSDEPAGFGTDADALWQLLKATDGWGCINVDNSCAAALGALIEADRGTSIRYYGDVCHALLEPVHCYPNESVRRLSLEDVERLAKAPAEIQGNGYKTHEAMLTEGIAAGAVVDGNIVAIAHTYAETKLHADIGVSTLEAWREKGFATAAASLVAQEIQARGKVPAWSCGEDNIASLRVAQKLGFTEVARRTYVIPTSPE